From a single Fulvivirga ulvae genomic region:
- a CDS encoding VOC family protein: MKLGAFSISLSVKDINASKRFYENLGFMVFAGDVEKNYLIMKNEGSLIGLFQGMFENNILTFNPGWDTNANKLKDFDDVRSIQKELKGKGIKLESEADETTTGPASFVVLDPDGNAILVDQHV; encoded by the coding sequence ATGAAATTAGGCGCCTTCTCCATAAGTCTCAGTGTTAAAGATATCAATGCCTCAAAGCGGTTTTATGAAAACCTTGGTTTTATGGTCTTTGCGGGAGATGTAGAAAAAAATTATCTGATCATGAAAAATGAAGGCTCGTTGATTGGGCTCTTCCAGGGTATGTTTGAAAACAACATTCTCACCTTTAATCCGGGTTGGGATACCAATGCCAATAAACTTAAGGACTTTGATGATGTCAGATCGATTCAAAAGGAGCTAAAAGGCAAGGGAATAAAACTGGAAAGCGAAGCCGATGAAACTACTACCGGTCCGGCAAGCTTTGTGGTACTTGACCCGGATGGCAACGCTATTCTTGTTGACCAGCACGTTTAG
- a CDS encoding CNNM domain-containing protein, producing MILLFLYLAIAILVSFLCSILEAVLLSITPSYIEALKDEGRHSLQKRLSALKENIDKPLAAILSFNTIAHTVGAAGVGAQAAEVFGNQYLGVVSAVLTLLILVFSEIIPKTLGATYWRSLGAFTAKTLNVLIWLMYPLVLLSKGITYLLSGNKEKVSISRAEVSAMADIGHKEGVFYEMESKMLKNMIRFRNIVVEDIMTPRTVMVMAQEEKTIADLYQDPEFKKFSRIPTYSKNRDDITGFVHKNDVLTEMAEDNHEMNLSEIKRDIIVVNKEMRLPFILDKFVESKEHIALATDKFGSISGLVTMEDVMETVLGMEIMDEYDSVEDMQAYARKKWRTRALKVGIISYEQNEEEDNSRDNVARYGITGGQPPLEEQSGDTISKEKNSE from the coding sequence ATGATACTACTTTTTTTATACCTTGCCATCGCTATACTGGTGTCTTTCTTATGCTCCATTTTAGAAGCAGTTCTCCTTAGTATTACACCATCCTATATAGAAGCTTTAAAAGACGAAGGTCGGCATTCGCTTCAAAAACGGCTTAGCGCTTTGAAAGAAAATATTGACAAACCCCTGGCGGCTATTTTATCATTTAATACAATTGCCCATACAGTAGGTGCTGCCGGTGTTGGTGCCCAGGCAGCTGAAGTATTTGGAAATCAATATCTGGGTGTGGTTTCAGCGGTGCTTACTTTATTAATACTGGTTTTTTCAGAGATCATACCCAAAACACTTGGAGCTACATACTGGAGATCACTAGGAGCCTTTACAGCCAAAACATTAAATGTTCTCATCTGGCTGATGTATCCACTTGTGTTATTATCTAAAGGGATAACGTACCTGCTATCAGGCAATAAAGAAAAAGTTTCTATAAGTAGGGCAGAGGTATCGGCCATGGCGGATATCGGGCATAAAGAGGGAGTGTTTTATGAAATGGAATCAAAAATGTTAAAAAACATGATCCGCTTTAGAAATATTGTGGTTGAAGATATTATGACACCCCGCACAGTAATGGTCATGGCTCAGGAGGAAAAGACGATAGCCGATCTTTATCAGGACCCTGAGTTTAAAAAATTTTCCCGCATACCGACCTATAGCAAAAATCGTGATGACATCACGGGGTTCGTGCATAAAAATGATGTGCTCACCGAGATGGCTGAGGATAATCATGAAATGAACCTCAGTGAGATAAAACGTGACATCATAGTAGTTAACAAAGAAATGAGACTGCCCTTTATTCTTGATAAATTTGTAGAAAGTAAAGAACATATCGCTCTGGCTACGGATAAGTTTGGAAGTATATCAGGTCTGGTTACTATGGAAGATGTAATGGAAACAGTTTTAGGTATGGAGATCATGGATGAGTATGACAGCGTGGAGGATATGCAGGCCTATGCAAGGAAAAAATGGAGAACACGCGCTCTGAAGGTTGGCATTATTTCTTACGAACAGAATGAAGAGGAGGATAATAGTAGAGACAATGTAGCCAGGTATGGCATTACAGGGGGCCAGCCGCCGCTCGAAGAACAGTCAGGTGATACCATAAGCAAGGAAAAAAACAGCGAGTAG
- a CDS encoding peptidylprolyl isomerase, with protein sequence MSKFLNNLYTSGWVLLLICIIAACQAKVEKPRDISLNKYTDSVLSQIYDYQDKRDTKSLLDYFNHDNAAYRCAAAEAFGSVQDSLAIPMLGQLLYDSSLQVRKAAAYALGQSYDSSAVAHLAGALQNEDSVYVRRELLEALGKVVTQSQIQVLYNQTDTSSKEKEGMAWGLYRAGLRNVHDGIATQLAITLLEASNSYETRLGAAHFLARSRNLDLKKAQEEAIVKVATQDISPNIRMAATSALRNIQTELVRKTLAELASKDGDYRVRINALRALAAFDFNSISSILYKCLKDENLHVAITAAGIIDASTPSDNGALVTEMALNADRSKIKALLLGTALRLAEGKTDLMERIKLLYEESNDPYFKADLLSALANALISYEFLITKTYSEKHPAITTAGISALATLQGTSDFPKELQPAFADVFKQAIESGDIAMIAITSEVLANPEYNFKEVFDSVRFLHRAKGRLSLPKDNEVLQALNKAIAYFEDTAVEEVTNEYNHPVDWELVKSLPKDQKVVVETEKGSIQLRLLVEEAPGSVANFVALAQKGYFNGKNFHRVVPNFVVQGGCNRGDGYGGEDYSIRSELANLRYGEGAVGMASAGKDTEGTQWFITHSPTPHLDGRYTIFAQATDGLDVVHHLQVGDTIRSVSLVK encoded by the coding sequence ATGAGCAAATTTCTTAACAATCTATACACCTCTGGCTGGGTTTTGCTGCTAATATGTATAATCGCTGCATGTCAGGCTAAAGTAGAAAAACCAAGGGATATATCCCTCAATAAATATACTGATTCTGTACTATCGCAAATTTATGATTATCAGGACAAAAGGGATACCAAAAGCCTTTTAGATTATTTCAATCATGATAACGCGGCGTACCGATGTGCTGCGGCCGAAGCTTTTGGGTCTGTACAGGATAGCCTGGCCATACCCATGTTGGGACAACTTCTTTATGATAGTTCATTGCAGGTAAGAAAAGCTGCGGCATATGCTTTGGGCCAAAGCTACGATAGCAGCGCAGTTGCGCATCTCGCTGGTGCCCTTCAAAATGAGGACAGTGTCTACGTTCGAAGAGAGCTTCTGGAAGCGCTCGGCAAAGTGGTTACACAATCTCAGATACAAGTTCTTTACAACCAAACTGACACAAGTTCTAAAGAAAAGGAGGGCATGGCGTGGGGGCTTTACCGCGCCGGGCTTAGAAATGTACATGATGGTATAGCCACGCAATTGGCAATAACATTACTCGAAGCCTCAAACAGCTATGAAACAAGGTTAGGTGCTGCGCATTTTCTGGCCAGAAGCAGAAATCTGGACCTAAAAAAGGCACAAGAGGAGGCCATTGTCAAAGTGGCCACTCAGGATATTTCCCCTAATATTCGCATGGCAGCTACATCAGCTTTACGAAACATACAAACTGAGCTGGTAAGAAAAACCCTGGCCGAGTTGGCCTCCAAAGATGGCGATTACAGGGTAAGGATTAATGCGCTCAGGGCTCTTGCGGCATTTGATTTCAACAGTATCAGCTCCATTCTATATAAATGTTTAAAGGATGAAAATCTTCATGTTGCTATTACAGCTGCCGGCATCATTGATGCCAGTACCCCGTCCGACAATGGGGCTTTAGTTACAGAAATGGCCTTAAATGCTGACCGATCAAAGATAAAAGCGCTCCTATTAGGAACGGCATTGAGGCTGGCTGAAGGCAAAACTGACTTGATGGAAAGAATAAAATTACTATATGAAGAGAGTAATGATCCATACTTTAAAGCAGATCTGCTTTCCGCTCTGGCAAATGCACTGATATCTTATGAATTCCTGATCACCAAAACATATTCAGAAAAGCACCCTGCTATTACCACCGCCGGAATATCTGCCTTGGCTACCTTACAAGGCACATCAGACTTCCCAAAAGAGCTTCAACCAGCCTTTGCGGATGTCTTCAAACAGGCTATTGAATCCGGAGATATAGCTATGATTGCAATTACTTCAGAGGTGCTGGCAAACCCTGAGTATAATTTTAAGGAAGTGTTTGACAGTGTTAGGTTCTTGCATCGTGCCAAAGGTCGCTTATCTCTTCCAAAGGATAACGAAGTCTTGCAGGCACTTAATAAGGCTATTGCATACTTCGAAGATACTGCTGTAGAAGAAGTTACGAACGAGTATAACCATCCAGTTGACTGGGAACTGGTGAAATCGTTACCAAAAGATCAAAAAGTTGTGGTAGAAACAGAAAAGGGAAGCATACAGCTCCGCTTATTGGTAGAAGAAGCACCCGGTTCGGTAGCTAACTTTGTAGCTCTGGCACAAAAAGGATATTTCAATGGTAAAAACTTTCACCGCGTGGTGCCAAACTTTGTAGTACAGGGAGGTTGTAACCGTGGTGACGGGTATGGAGGTGAGGATTATTCAATCCGATCTGAGCTGGCAAATCTCCGATACGGGGAAGGCGCCGTAGGTATGGCCTCTGCCGGCAAAGATACGGAAGGTACACAGTGGTTTATTACACACTCTCCCACGCCACATTTAGATGGAAGATATACTATATTTGCGCAGGCAACAGATGGTCTGGATGTGGTACACCATCTTCAGGTAGGAGATACTATCCGATCTGTTAGCTTGGTTAAATAA
- a CDS encoding SanA/YdcF family protein, protein MKGLKFLIFMGVLFLLIALFMLPFYYSDIGTLISDLNQGTKTVSSVLDDLSGYLDHIDSWNILGFVFLAASILIMHSVVDHFLLYRLNKFYSGKFVLDGMLWFGKRVLSLVFTTLFFIFMANLVVDFYSNIRIASKIENIAERKYTVLLLGTNKYLQDGVSENLYYTNRINAVVELYEKGYVSTILISGDNSKENYNEPRDMMRSLIKRGIPQSIIKLDFAGFRTLDSIVRSKRLFGLQNVLVVSQGFHLQRALFLSWFFGVDAIGYAADGDMNMAMFVREHLAVPKMILDIMVLNTQPEFGSTGVRRQLTFGQQDLVLISFILIYLSMAVYLSYDAFDFGK, encoded by the coding sequence ATGAAAGGACTCAAGTTTTTAATTTTTATGGGAGTGCTGTTTTTATTGATAGCACTTTTTATGCTCCCGTTTTACTACAGTGATATAGGCACCCTTATTTCGGACCTAAATCAGGGCACAAAAACAGTATCATCAGTACTGGATGACTTATCCGGCTATCTTGATCATATTGATAGCTGGAATATACTGGGCTTTGTATTTTTAGCGGCCTCCATACTTATTATGCATAGTGTGGTGGATCACTTTTTGCTATACAGACTTAACAAGTTCTATTCAGGTAAATTTGTACTGGATGGCATGCTCTGGTTTGGCAAGCGGGTATTGAGTTTAGTTTTCACTACCCTGTTTTTTATTTTTATGGCCAATCTGGTTGTAGATTTTTATTCAAACATTAGAATTGCCAGTAAAATAGAGAATATAGCCGAACGAAAATATACTGTCCTGTTGCTGGGGACTAATAAATATCTTCAGGATGGTGTAAGCGAGAACCTATACTATACGAACAGGATCAATGCCGTTGTGGAGCTGTATGAAAAGGGATATGTTTCAACTATTTTGATAAGTGGAGATAACAGTAAGGAAAATTACAACGAACCGAGAGATATGATGCGCAGCCTTATAAAAAGAGGCATACCTCAAAGCATTATAAAACTTGATTTTGCCGGATTCAGAACACTGGATTCGATAGTCAGATCAAAAAGACTCTTTGGGTTACAAAACGTTCTGGTGGTGAGTCAGGGGTTTCATTTACAGCGGGCCTTATTTCTTTCCTGGTTCTTTGGTGTTGACGCAATTGGATATGCCGCTGACGGAGATATGAATATGGCTATGTTTGTAAGGGAGCATTTAGCTGTTCCAAAAATGATCCTGGATATTATGGTTCTGAATACTCAGCCTGAATTTGGCTCTACCGGAGTGCGCAGACAATTAACTTTTGGTCAGCAGGATCTGGTGTTAATTTCTTTTATACTCATATATTTGAGTATGGCTGTATATCTGTCTTATGATGCTTTTGATTTTGGCAAATAA
- a CDS encoding N-acetylmuramoyl-L-alanine amidase, whose protein sequence is MKKSLSIAILIGLFTITIGQVKSQKIEPIPVKKFYMDRVTKNLQFLCKEAECFDNVLVNDRGLYIYPTSQKVNKPEFILYWREMPHFNEMLEKQTDEEIIDILNRKGSHYFYGVKDTHVNPAIYPVSEWRGLKIALDPGHIASTFDEAKLEQRYVRAEGKYFNQKQDIEFFEANLAYTTALVLKEMLEKKGAKVMLTHDYGKSAFGMNYNEWIKTDYKKDIVQGYKEDWYNREKFEYLMSGEAPDFMMFHDVFRNKDFVARGQKINEFEPDLTLVIHYNASEGGQRYGDLYLPPVNENYSMVFIPGSFLGVEIDGQDGLDQRFELLRLLVSHDLEGSDVFASNIIKALNDDLKVDALPKDNNFDFAKRYSILSDRSEGVYHRNLYLTRVVEGPIAYSEALYQDNKTEMPLLGKKDLTVKGIKTSSRVKDVALVYFSAIQDWLKYNQELSKQLDALYSDDFGDEKEFKEDIKEQEEDQEDKDGN, encoded by the coding sequence ATGAAAAAATCACTTTCGATAGCTATTCTAATTGGGCTTTTCACCATTACCATCGGGCAGGTTAAATCACAGAAAATAGAGCCCATACCTGTAAAAAAGTTTTACATGGATCGTGTGACCAAAAACCTGCAGTTTTTATGCAAAGAGGCAGAGTGCTTTGATAATGTTCTCGTCAACGACCGCGGGCTGTATATTTACCCAACAAGTCAGAAAGTAAATAAGCCGGAATTTATCCTCTACTGGAGGGAAATGCCTCATTTCAACGAAATGCTTGAAAAACAGACGGATGAGGAGATCATTGATATATTAAACAGAAAGGGGTCGCACTACTTCTATGGTGTAAAAGATACCCACGTTAACCCTGCAATTTATCCGGTTAGTGAGTGGAGAGGACTGAAAATTGCCCTGGATCCGGGCCATATTGCTTCTACCTTTGATGAAGCAAAACTGGAGCAGCGATATGTGCGCGCAGAAGGTAAATACTTCAATCAGAAACAGGATATTGAGTTTTTTGAAGCTAACCTCGCCTACACCACGGCCCTTGTACTAAAAGAGATGCTTGAAAAGAAGGGTGCAAAAGTTATGCTGACTCATGACTATGGCAAGAGTGCCTTTGGTATGAATTATAACGAATGGATAAAGACAGATTATAAAAAGGACATTGTTCAGGGGTATAAAGAAGACTGGTATAATCGTGAAAAATTTGAATATCTCATGAGTGGCGAAGCTCCGGACTTCATGATGTTTCATGATGTATTTAGAAATAAAGACTTCGTGGCCAGAGGCCAGAAGATCAATGAGTTTGAGCCGGATCTTACCCTTGTAATACACTACAATGCGAGTGAGGGTGGCCAAAGATATGGAGACCTTTATCTGCCTCCTGTAAATGAGAATTACAGCATGGTATTTATTCCTGGTTCGTTTCTGGGAGTTGAAATAGATGGGCAGGACGGCCTGGATCAGCGGTTTGAGCTGTTGAGACTGTTGGTTTCACATGATCTGGAGGGATCAGATGTATTTGCCAGCAATATCATTAAGGCGCTTAACGATGATCTGAAAGTTGACGCCTTACCTAAAGACAATAATTTTGATTTCGCAAAACGCTACTCTATTCTGTCAGACAGGTCTGAGGGAGTATACCATAGAAACCTCTACTTAACAAGGGTAGTGGAAGGGCCAATAGCTTACTCGGAAGCACTTTATCAGGACAACAAAACTGAAATGCCCCTTTTGGGCAAAAAGGACCTGACGGTTAAAGGCATTAAGACCAGCAGCAGGGTAAAGGATGTAGCACTGGTTTATTTCAGTGCTATTCAGGACTGGTTGAAATACAATCAGGAACTGTCTAAACAATTGGATGCCCTGTATTCGGATGACTTCGGTGATGAAAAGGAGTTTAAAGAAGATATCAAGGAACAAGAAGAGGATCAGGAAGATAAAGACGGTAATTAA
- a CDS encoding tetratricopeptide repeat protein: protein MKYVFTTIVTVLLFVACNSEIAEPSTPTLPEDIKQLEALLVNESNDVSKLSIYNALYKAHNKVLDMTAAYHYLALQRQLAVRTGDYLVAGKSCYNMGLIKKGQRDYIKAIDLYLEAIGHLEKIKDTLRIAVVLDNIGSVFVETGNYEYAKKFYQRTGAIHYALNETKNQLIADLNLGLCYFATSQPKYDSARLYFESALTLANELTENKLYYLNRIYNQMGTMYYHAKHYPEAVDNYLKSLRYTDVAQEEQQAIGFANIGEVYMEQGLYKEAGKWLGRAMTLSNQMENSQRIAGLLNILGRLYQLQGDHEQGVQYLEHAIEEADKDVINEHLQESLRLIRQSYVALRKAGKPVNIEQYENVLLLDAMQDLLEEEMVDKTNFKALQAALGLSVELDNEKKQKTAEIQLNSRYGYAVIVLFALVVITGAILFTTSRKIYKIRQVLEW from the coding sequence ATGAAGTATGTCTTTACAACAATAGTGACAGTATTGCTGTTTGTAGCCTGTAACTCTGAAATAGCCGAACCTTCCACCCCGACTTTGCCAGAGGACATTAAGCAACTGGAAGCATTACTGGTGAATGAGTCCAATGATGTGTCTAAGTTGAGTATTTATAATGCGCTCTACAAGGCACATAATAAGGTTTTGGATATGACGGCGGCATATCATTATCTGGCCCTGCAAAGGCAGTTGGCAGTAAGAACAGGAGATTATCTTGTTGCAGGCAAGTCCTGCTACAACATGGGATTAATTAAAAAAGGTCAACGTGACTATATCAAGGCCATAGATCTTTACCTGGAAGCCATAGGTCATCTTGAGAAGATTAAAGATACTCTACGAATTGCGGTGGTTTTAGATAATATAGGAAGTGTTTTTGTTGAAACCGGAAATTATGAATATGCGAAAAAATTCTATCAAAGGACTGGCGCGATTCATTATGCTTTAAATGAAACAAAAAACCAGCTGATTGCGGATCTGAACCTGGGTCTTTGTTATTTTGCTACCTCCCAACCGAAGTATGATTCTGCCAGGCTCTATTTCGAATCTGCATTGACATTGGCAAATGAATTAACTGAAAATAAGCTCTACTATCTCAATCGTATCTACAACCAGATGGGCACCATGTATTATCACGCCAAGCATTACCCGGAAGCCGTAGATAATTACCTGAAGTCACTCAGATATACAGATGTGGCTCAAGAAGAACAGCAAGCTATAGGTTTTGCCAATATAGGAGAAGTATATATGGAGCAGGGATTGTATAAAGAGGCGGGGAAATGGCTAGGCAGAGCCATGACTTTATCGAATCAAATGGAAAATAGTCAGAGAATTGCCGGGTTGCTTAATATCTTAGGGCGACTGTACCAACTACAGGGAGACCATGAGCAAGGTGTTCAATACCTGGAACATGCCATAGAGGAGGCAGATAAAGATGTTATTAATGAGCACTTACAGGAGTCTTTACGACTCATTCGGCAATCATATGTGGCATTGCGCAAAGCAGGCAAGCCAGTGAATATTGAACAGTATGAAAATGTGTTGTTACTTGATGCCATGCAGGATTTACTTGAAGAAGAAATGGTAGATAAAACGAATTTCAAGGCGCTACAGGCTGCGTTGGGCCTGTCTGTGGAACTTGACAATGAAAAGAAGCAGAAAACTGCTGAAATACAATTGAACTCACGCTACGGCTATGCTGTAATAGTGCTTTTTGCGCTTGTGGTAATAACAGGAGCTATTCTGTTTACTACCAGTCGCAAAATATACAAGATCAGGCAAGTTCTTGAATGGTAA
- a CDS encoding helix-turn-helix domain-containing protein: MAYTGNKIAHFRKKNGLTQEDIRQEVYKQTGKKFRQGTISSWENGKTAPDMDILSVLASILRVSVDDLYDRPGPEIEDIMTADLIRFKDGLAEAQGLFAQQNAKEAYQHMEALCIEMLKKMNTISGSYEKVQAQLRAVREITRM, translated from the coding sequence TTGGCATACACTGGTAATAAGATAGCTCACTTTCGAAAAAAGAACGGACTTACTCAAGAGGACATCCGTCAGGAAGTATACAAACAGACAGGTAAAAAATTCAGACAAGGCACCATCTCTTCGTGGGAAAATGGGAAAACAGCACCAGATATGGATATCCTTAGCGTGCTGGCTTCTATTTTGCGCGTAAGCGTAGATGATCTGTATGATAGGCCCGGACCTGAAATTGAAGATATAATGACGGCCGACCTGATCAGGTTTAAAGATGGGCTTGCCGAGGCACAGGGCCTTTTCGCTCAACAGAATGCCAAAGAAGCGTACCAGCATATGGAAGCATTGTGCATTGAAATGCTCAAAAAGATGAATACCATCTCCGGCTCCTATGAAAAAGTACAGGCTCAGCTTAGAGCAGTGCGGGAAATTACCAGAATGTAA